One Streptomyces sp. NBC_00554 DNA segment encodes these proteins:
- a CDS encoding ROK family protein translates to MANTPRLTESASAVFAVLAQAGTATRPQLASLAGLSKPTVSSAVAELEGVRLAAHSGTASSGTGRNAAVYRIGPAAGTVLAVDLGPALTRVRGCGLDGTLLAEATGSRAEAVEVVHEALAVLGADAPLRTIVVAVGDVTPPEREGDGTRPATDKGGPVFDAVAVALPPGVPVHLENNVNCAALAELHEGAARGRHTFGYLRVGVGIGLGVVIGGQVLRGANGAAGELARLPYPWDDGLDPRHEALEEYIGARSLLRRAAEAWQDADGPCPRTAERLFALAGEGRPAARTVVDRHAVDVGRLAAAVTAVLDPGLLVLGGSTGADPQLLPGVRAELARLSWPTEVTSSTVGDLGTVVGAARLAVARGVRTVTDAARTKD, encoded by the coding sequence GTGGCGAACACCCCCCGTCTGACCGAGAGCGCGAGCGCCGTGTTCGCCGTGCTGGCCCAGGCGGGCACCGCGACCCGGCCGCAGCTCGCGAGCCTGGCGGGCCTGTCCAAACCGACGGTGTCCTCCGCCGTCGCGGAACTGGAGGGCGTCCGGCTCGCCGCGCATTCCGGCACGGCCTCCAGCGGCACCGGTCGCAACGCCGCCGTATACAGGATCGGGCCGGCCGCCGGCACGGTGCTTGCCGTCGACCTCGGCCCCGCCCTCACCCGGGTCCGTGGCTGCGGCCTGGACGGCACCCTGCTCGCCGAGGCAACCGGCTCACGCGCGGAGGCCGTGGAGGTAGTCCATGAGGCCCTCGCGGTGCTCGGCGCGGACGCGCCGCTGCGCACCATCGTCGTCGCGGTCGGCGACGTCACCCCGCCGGAACGCGAGGGTGACGGAACACGGCCGGCGACCGACAAGGGCGGACCCGTCTTCGACGCCGTGGCCGTGGCGCTGCCGCCCGGCGTTCCGGTGCACCTGGAGAACAACGTCAACTGCGCGGCGCTCGCCGAACTCCACGAGGGCGCTGCCCGAGGCCGTCACACCTTCGGCTATCTGCGGGTCGGCGTCGGTATCGGCCTCGGTGTCGTGATCGGGGGCCAGGTGCTGCGCGGCGCGAACGGAGCCGCCGGTGAGCTCGCCCGGCTGCCCTACCCGTGGGACGACGGCCTGGATCCGCGCCACGAGGCCCTGGAGGAGTACATCGGCGCCCGCTCCCTGCTGCGACGGGCCGCCGAGGCCTGGCAGGACGCCGACGGGCCGTGCCCGCGAACCGCCGAGCGGCTCTTCGCCCTTGCCGGTGAGGGCAGACCCGCGGCCCGCACGGTCGTCGACCGCCATGCCGTCGACGTCGGCCGGCTCGCCGCCGCCGTGACCGCAGTACTGGACCCGGGGCTGCTCGTGCTCGGCGGCAGTACGGGCGCGGATCCGCAGCTCCTGCCCGGTGTGCGCGCCGAGCTGGCCCGGCTCAGCTGGCCCACCGAGGTGACCAGCAGCACCGTCGGAGACCTGGGCACGGTCGTGGGCGCCGCCCGGCTCGCGGTCGCCCGGGGAGTCCGAACCGTGACCGATGCCGCGCGAACGAAGGATTGA
- a CDS encoding carbohydrate ABC transporter permease codes for MTTAKTDEVVKEPPVPATPSDQRERDRMRRRLARRRGGGWWPYAFLAPWFIGLFGLTIYPMLDSLYLSFTDFDLLTPPQWTGTENYERMFTQDPVFWDSVHATLVYVVVSVPLKLALALGVAMLLNRDLKGIGLYRAAFYLPSLLGGAVAIAIVWRQVFGGDGLFNDFLAWFGIKGQDWISSPDTALYTLVLLAVWQFGTPMVIFLAGLKQLPKDVYEAAAIDGASPVTRFFKITLPLLTPIVFFNVVLQIIDAFKTFTPAFVISNGSGGPLNSTMLYSLYLYKKGFTDLQMGYASALAWVLFLVIAGFTAVNFIASRYWVHYDD; via the coding sequence ATGACCACCGCGAAGACCGACGAGGTCGTGAAGGAGCCGCCGGTTCCGGCGACCCCGTCCGACCAGCGGGAGCGCGACCGCATGCGCCGCCGCCTCGCCAGACGGCGGGGCGGAGGCTGGTGGCCGTACGCCTTCCTGGCCCCCTGGTTCATCGGCCTGTTCGGGCTGACGATCTACCCGATGCTCGACTCGCTGTACCTGTCGTTCACCGACTTCGACCTGCTGACACCCCCGCAGTGGACCGGCACCGAGAACTACGAGCGCATGTTCACCCAGGACCCGGTCTTCTGGGACTCGGTGCACGCCACGCTCGTGTACGTCGTGGTGTCCGTGCCGCTGAAGCTGGCGCTCGCGCTCGGCGTGGCCATGCTGCTCAACCGCGACCTCAAGGGCATCGGGCTCTACCGGGCCGCCTTCTATCTGCCGTCGCTGCTCGGCGGCGCGGTGGCCATCGCCATCGTGTGGCGGCAGGTCTTCGGCGGCGACGGCCTCTTCAACGACTTCCTGGCCTGGTTCGGCATCAAGGGCCAGGACTGGATCTCCAGCCCGGACACCGCGCTCTACACGCTCGTCCTGCTCGCCGTCTGGCAGTTCGGCACCCCGATGGTCATCTTCCTGGCCGGCCTGAAGCAGCTGCCGAAGGACGTGTACGAGGCGGCCGCGATCGACGGCGCCTCGCCCGTCACCCGGTTCTTCAAGATCACCCTGCCGTTGCTGACGCCGATCGTGTTCTTCAACGTCGTCCTGCAGATCATCGACGCGTTCAAGACGTTCACCCCCGCCTTCGTGATCAGCAACGGCTCGGGCGGGCCGCTCAACTCGACCATGCTGTACTCCCTGTACCTGTACAAGAAGGGCTTCACCGACCTTCAGATGGGGTACGCCTCCGCGCTGGCCTGGGTGTTGTTCCTGGTCATCGCCGGCTTCACGGCGGTCAACTTCATCGCCAGCCGCTACTGGGTCCACTACGACGACTGA
- a CDS encoding nucleoside/nucleotide kinase family protein, translated as MAFDDLLGRAASLVRPGHRALLGIAGSPGSGKTTLAERLVKELNGDGPARVAHVPMDGFHLADVELDRLGRRDRKGAPDTFDAAGYAALLRRLREDQDDLIYAPGFERTLEQPIAGAVPVPRTARLVITEGNYLLLRDDAWTRVRSQLDEVWFCELDETERVRRLVARHEEFGKDHDTAVAWVLGTDQRNADLVAATRDRADLVVGAAVSGDRVPAPAPHEHRPRGPRSGR; from the coding sequence ATGGCTTTCGACGACCTCCTGGGGCGTGCCGCGTCCCTCGTACGTCCTGGGCACCGCGCCCTCCTCGGCATCGCGGGCAGCCCGGGATCGGGCAAGACGACGCTCGCCGAGCGACTGGTCAAGGAACTGAACGGTGACGGGCCCGCCCGGGTCGCGCACGTGCCGATGGACGGGTTCCATCTCGCGGACGTCGAGTTGGACCGCCTGGGCCGCCGCGACCGCAAGGGTGCCCCCGACACGTTCGACGCGGCGGGGTACGCGGCGCTGCTGCGCCGGCTACGCGAGGACCAGGACGACCTGATCTACGCGCCCGGCTTCGAGCGCACCCTGGAACAGCCCATCGCGGGCGCCGTCCCCGTCCCCCGCACCGCCCGCCTGGTCATCACCGAGGGCAACTACCTGCTGCTCCGCGACGACGCGTGGACCCGGGTACGGTCGCAGCTGGACGAGGTCTGGTTCTGCGAGCTCGACGAGACCGAACGCGTACGCCGTCTCGTGGCCCGGCACGAGGAGTTCGGCAAGGACCACGACACGGCGGTCGCGTGGGTGCTCGGCACGGACCAGCGCAACGCCGACCTGGTCGCCGCCACGCGGGACCGCGCCGACCTGGTCGTCGGGGCTGCGGTCAGCGGGGACCGAGTTCCAGCTCCGGCTCCCCACGAGCATCGCCCGCGGGGTCCCCGATCAGGGCGGTGA
- a CDS encoding ABC transporter substrate-binding protein — translation MGHQISRRTLFRTASGLAVAGALGSALSACSGGTGAGSTSSKLTMTWWGSDDRHNAYKKALATFQKSNPKIKIQETYSGYDGYFDKFNTNIAGGSAPDLLQMDTALVAQYARKGVLAPIDEYVGKTLDLTGFAKTLLAAGTVDGKLYGVPSGIGVNQLTVNRSGLEDLGLKLPDREWTWADLKKISQDVYKKSGGKIYGVDDGGGGALQCFEIFAREKGETFFSDDGTKLGFTSATLQEWWEFWAEMRKLNASPPPAITSAAHNDLTKNAVVIGKALFTFDSGVYGAGGSITDAQLDFLPTPQGDWSGAREGNFVNGGVLLSATKASKKVADSVKIMSFFAQDDTAIKDMQLLRGIPPTEKARNLIASGLTETDKLNMANADYISQRVGKATNALPAPVPPPQGADQIWDLLFQSNLAVAFGKKSIKAQLSEFFDQAPGILGA, via the coding sequence GTGGGTCACCAGATCTCGCGCAGAACCCTCTTCCGCACCGCGAGCGGGCTCGCCGTCGCCGGCGCGCTCGGCAGTGCGCTCAGCGCCTGCTCCGGAGGTACCGGGGCAGGCTCCACGAGCAGCAAGCTGACCATGACCTGGTGGGGCAGCGACGACCGGCACAACGCCTACAAGAAGGCGCTCGCCACGTTCCAGAAGTCGAACCCGAAGATCAAGATCCAGGAGACCTACTCCGGATACGACGGGTACTTCGACAAGTTCAACACCAACATCGCCGGTGGCAGCGCCCCCGACCTGCTCCAGATGGACACCGCGCTGGTCGCTCAGTACGCCCGCAAGGGTGTCCTCGCCCCGATCGACGAGTACGTCGGCAAGACCCTGGACCTGACGGGCTTCGCCAAGACGCTTCTCGCGGCGGGCACCGTCGACGGCAAGCTGTACGGCGTCCCGTCCGGCATCGGCGTCAACCAGCTCACCGTCAACCGCAGCGGCCTGGAGGACCTCGGCCTGAAGCTGCCGGACCGCGAGTGGACCTGGGCCGACCTGAAGAAGATCTCCCAGGACGTCTACAAGAAGAGCGGCGGCAAGATCTACGGCGTCGACGACGGTGGCGGTGGCGCCCTCCAGTGCTTCGAGATCTTCGCCCGTGAGAAGGGCGAGACCTTCTTCTCCGACGACGGCACAAAGCTCGGCTTCACCTCCGCCACCCTCCAGGAGTGGTGGGAGTTCTGGGCCGAGATGCGCAAGCTCAACGCCTCCCCGCCGCCGGCGATCACCTCCGCCGCGCACAACGACCTCACCAAGAACGCGGTCGTCATCGGCAAGGCCCTGTTCACCTTCGACTCCGGTGTCTACGGCGCGGGCGGCTCCATCACCGACGCCCAGCTGGACTTCCTGCCCACCCCGCAGGGCGACTGGTCCGGCGCCCGCGAGGGCAACTTCGTCAACGGCGGTGTCCTGCTGAGCGCCACCAAGGCCAGCAAGAAGGTCGCCGACTCCGTGAAGATCATGTCGTTCTTCGCGCAGGACGACACGGCCATCAAGGACATGCAGCTGCTGCGCGGCATCCCGCCGACGGAGAAGGCGCGCAACCTGATCGCCTCGGGCCTGACCGAGACGGACAAGCTGAACATGGCGAACGCCGACTACATCTCCCAGCGCGTCGGGAAGGCGACCAACGCCCTGCCCGCTCCGGTGCCCCCGCCGCAGGGCGCCGACCAGATCTGGGACCTGCTGTTCCAGTCGAACCTCGCCGTCGCCTTCGGCAAGAAGTCGATCAAGGCGCAGCTGAGCGAGTTCTTCGACCAGGCGCCCGGCATCCTGGGCGCCTAG
- a CDS encoding HAD family phosphatase has product MTEQLGLPKEILACLFDLDGVITKTAVVHAAAWQRTFDEFLHQRDGDGFRPFTDADYNDHVDGRPRADGVRAFLASRGIELPEGSPDDPPDSPTVQGLGNRKNNLLLELIRSGGVEAYDGTLRYVEAVRASGLRTAVVSSSTNCRDILRAVGAESLFEVRIDGVVAAERRLPGKPKPDTFLAAARDLGADASQAAVFEDALAGMDAGRSGHFGYVVGVDRVGQGAALRAHGADIVVRDLAELGESA; this is encoded by the coding sequence ATGACAGAGCAGCTCGGTCTTCCGAAAGAAATCCTGGCCTGCCTCTTCGATCTCGACGGGGTCATCACCAAGACCGCCGTCGTCCACGCGGCCGCCTGGCAGCGGACGTTCGACGAATTCCTCCACCAACGTGACGGCGACGGGTTCCGTCCCTTCACCGACGCCGACTACAACGACCACGTGGACGGACGCCCGCGCGCCGACGGCGTCCGCGCCTTCCTCGCCTCGCGGGGAATCGAACTGCCCGAGGGGTCGCCCGACGACCCGCCGGACAGTCCGACTGTCCAAGGCCTTGGCAACCGCAAGAACAACCTGCTCCTCGAACTGATCCGCAGCGGCGGCGTGGAGGCGTACGACGGCACACTGCGCTATGTCGAGGCGGTCCGCGCGAGCGGTCTGCGGACCGCGGTCGTCTCCTCCAGCACCAACTGCCGGGACATCCTGCGCGCGGTGGGCGCCGAGTCCCTCTTCGAGGTCAGGATCGACGGCGTCGTCGCAGCCGAGCGCAGACTGCCGGGCAAGCCGAAGCCGGACACCTTCCTGGCAGCCGCGCGGGACCTCGGAGCCGACGCGTCCCAGGCAGCCGTCTTCGAGGACGCGCTGGCCGGCATGGACGCGGGCCGCTCGGGCCACTTCGGGTACGTCGTCGGGGTCGACCGCGTCGGCCAGGGAGCCGCCCTGCGCGCGCACGGCGCGGACATCGTCGTACGGGATCTCGCGGAACTGGGGGAGAGCGCGTGA
- a CDS encoding BadF/BadG/BcrA/BcrD ATPase family protein — MQESACLVVGIDVGGTKTHLRALSGDTLVADRVRASGGWRPHDPVAAAGWLAALLADTLPAGVRPSALAVGGHDCETPRQCAQIRTALQLHFDAPALVVGDAQLLVPAAGLDKGVGLVAGTGSVAVGLLADGSPVQVGGWGAVLGDEGGAAGLVREAVRAAWAAHDRGEEPDALALGLLSAFDVSEVPLLCGALERATDISAEWGRHAPAVFAAAEAGSFLARTVIAEGGRALAALVARLAARGVTVDDVVVAGSTVLAQPSLYEAFVSSLATAVPTARPRPLRAPPVEGAVAMARSLV; from the coding sequence GTGCAGGAATCCGCATGCCTGGTCGTCGGTATCGACGTGGGCGGCACCAAGACGCATCTCCGCGCGCTCTCGGGCGACACCCTCGTGGCCGACCGCGTGCGCGCGAGCGGCGGCTGGCGGCCGCACGATCCCGTGGCCGCCGCCGGGTGGCTGGCCGCACTGCTCGCCGACACCCTTCCGGCGGGGGTGCGCCCCTCCGCGCTCGCCGTCGGCGGACACGACTGCGAGACCCCGCGCCAGTGCGCGCAGATACGTACCGCTCTCCAACTCCACTTCGACGCGCCCGCACTGGTCGTCGGCGATGCCCAACTCCTCGTCCCCGCCGCGGGCCTGGACAAGGGTGTGGGGCTGGTCGCGGGCACCGGTTCGGTGGCGGTGGGTCTGCTCGCCGACGGCAGCCCCGTGCAGGTCGGCGGCTGGGGCGCGGTACTGGGTGACGAGGGCGGCGCGGCCGGCCTCGTCCGCGAGGCGGTCCGGGCCGCATGGGCGGCGCACGACCGCGGCGAGGAGCCCGACGCGCTCGCGCTCGGCCTGCTGTCCGCGTTCGACGTCTCCGAAGTCCCCTTGCTCTGCGGGGCCCTTGAGCGCGCCACGGACATCTCCGCCGAGTGGGGCCGCCACGCGCCCGCCGTGTTCGCGGCGGCCGAGGCCGGATCGTTCCTCGCCCGCACGGTGATCGCCGAGGGCGGGCGGGCACTTGCCGCGCTCGTCGCGCGGCTCGCCGCACGCGGCGTGACCGTCGACGACGTCGTGGTCGCGGGCAGTACGGTCCTCGCCCAACCGTCGTTGTACGAGGCGTTCGTGTCCTCCCTGGCGACCGCCGTCCCAACGGCCCGGCCGAGGCCTCTGCGGGCGCCGCCGGTCGAGGGAGCCGTCGCGATGGCCCGTTCACTCGTCTGA
- a CDS encoding carbohydrate ABC transporter permease, translating to MSAITPAQSPKSPLQKLRSATGSRRIYMHTLLIGVAVVMLYPLLWMLSSSFKPDTEIFTHPGLIPNALRPENYSEGWSGSGNSFSLYITNSLIVTIGAVIGNVISCSLAAYAFARFEFRGKKIWFGLMLGTLMLPTQAVLIPQYTIFYNLTWINTYLPLIVPKFLATDAFFIFLMVQFIRSIPRELDQAAMMDGANPLQIYWKIILPLMKPALITTTIFTFIWTYDDFLHQLVYLQQNDKFTVPLGLTLFMDQTSGSSYGAMFAMSTLALLPTLICFLVFQKRLVEGLATSGMKG from the coding sequence ATGTCCGCCATCACCCCGGCCCAGTCCCCGAAGTCGCCGCTCCAGAAGCTGCGTTCGGCCACCGGCTCCCGCCGTATCTACATGCACACCCTGCTCATCGGCGTCGCGGTCGTCATGCTGTACCCGCTGCTGTGGATGCTCAGCAGCTCCTTCAAGCCCGACACCGAGATCTTCACCCACCCCGGACTCATCCCGAACGCGCTGCGCCCGGAGAACTACTCCGAGGGCTGGAGCGGCTCAGGCAACTCCTTCTCCCTCTACATCACCAACTCGCTGATCGTCACCATCGGCGCGGTGATCGGCAACGTGATCTCCTGCTCGCTGGCCGCCTACGCCTTCGCGCGCTTCGAGTTCCGCGGCAAGAAGATCTGGTTCGGCCTGATGCTCGGCACGCTCATGCTGCCCACGCAGGCCGTCCTGATCCCGCAGTACACGATCTTCTACAACCTGACCTGGATCAACACCTACCTGCCGCTCATCGTGCCGAAGTTCCTGGCCACGGACGCCTTCTTCATCTTCCTGATGGTGCAGTTCATCCGCTCCATCCCGCGTGAGCTGGACCAGGCGGCCATGATGGACGGCGCCAACCCCCTCCAGATCTACTGGAAGATCATCCTGCCGCTGATGAAGCCGGCCCTGATCACCACCACGATCTTCACCTTCATCTGGACGTACGACGACTTCCTCCACCAGCTCGTCTACCTCCAGCAGAACGACAAGTTCACCGTCCCCCTCGGCCTGACCCTGTTCATGGACCAGACGAGCGGCTCCTCGTACGGCGCGATGTTCGCCATGTCGACACTCGCCCTCCTGCCCACGCTCATCTGTTTCCTGGTCTTCCAGAAGAGGCTGGTCGAAGGCCTGGCGACCTCCGGCATGAAGGGCTGA
- a CDS encoding glycoside hydrolase family 65 protein — MITHTSYAVEPWALREHVLNLDVLPQSESVFALSNGHVGWRGNLDEGEPHGLPGSYLNGVHEVHPLPYAEAGYGYPESGQTVINVTNGKVIRLLVDDEPFDLRYGRLRSHERVLDLRTGLLTRSCEWTSPAGDTVRVRSTRLVSFTQRAIAAVSYEVEAVDSRVRVVVQSELVANEQLPGRNGDPRAAIVLESPLEGEEHFAQGGRLRLVHRTRRSGLRVATAADHAVTGPEPTTTSGESTADVARLTVTSVLEPGQKLHVEKLVSYGWSSTRSLPALRAQADAALASAQHGGWQGLVDEQRAYLDDFWARADVEVDGDEEIQQAVRFALFHVLQAGARAEQRAIPAKGLTGSGYDGHAFWDTETFVLPLLTYTAPGAVAEALRWRQNTLPAARERAAQLGLGGAAFPWRTIAGEEGSAYWPAGTAAFHVNADIADAVVHYTAVTGDKPFERDTGVELLVETARLWRSLGHHDHQGGFHIDGVTGPDEYSAVADDNTYTNLMARTNLLAAADVVERHPRQAEALGVDDEESAAWRDAAGAMHIPYNHELGVHEQHAGFTSYQRWDFATTRPDQYPLMLHFPYFDIYRKQVVKQADLVLAMYKCSPYFDDEHKARNFAYYEPLTVRDSSLSACCQAVIAAEAGHPGLAYDYLVEAALMDLRDLENNTRDGLHIASLAGTWMALVAGFGGLRHHGDTLEFKPRLPERFHRLAFNLELLGRRLRVEIGPATATYTLVSGEPLEIRHYHEPVTVEADKPQGLRIPAPRLRPAPEQPPHRRPNSHG, encoded by the coding sequence GTGATCACTCACACGTCGTACGCCGTCGAGCCGTGGGCCCTGCGTGAGCACGTCCTCAACCTCGACGTACTGCCGCAGAGCGAGTCCGTGTTCGCCCTGTCCAACGGCCATGTCGGCTGGCGCGGCAACCTCGACGAAGGCGAACCGCACGGCCTTCCGGGCTCCTACCTGAACGGCGTCCACGAAGTCCACCCACTGCCCTACGCCGAAGCCGGATACGGCTACCCGGAGTCCGGGCAGACGGTCATCAACGTCACCAACGGCAAGGTGATCCGGCTGCTGGTCGACGACGAGCCGTTCGACCTGCGCTACGGACGGCTGCGCTCCCACGAGCGCGTCCTCGACCTGCGCACCGGTCTGCTCACCCGGAGCTGCGAATGGACCTCACCGGCGGGCGACACGGTCCGTGTGCGCTCCACCCGGCTGGTGTCCTTCACCCAGCGCGCGATAGCCGCTGTCAGTTACGAGGTGGAGGCCGTCGACTCCCGGGTCCGTGTCGTCGTCCAGTCGGAACTCGTCGCCAACGAGCAACTGCCGGGCCGCAACGGAGACCCCCGGGCCGCGATCGTCCTGGAGTCGCCGCTCGAAGGTGAGGAGCACTTTGCCCAGGGCGGGCGGCTGCGACTGGTGCACCGCACCCGGCGCAGCGGGCTGCGCGTCGCCACCGCCGCCGACCACGCCGTCACCGGCCCCGAACCGACCACGACGAGCGGCGAGAGCACCGCCGACGTCGCCCGCCTCACCGTCACCTCCGTCCTGGAGCCCGGACAGAAGCTGCACGTGGAGAAGCTCGTCTCCTACGGCTGGTCGAGCACCCGGTCCCTGCCCGCTCTGCGCGCCCAGGCCGACGCGGCGCTCGCGTCGGCCCAGCACGGCGGCTGGCAGGGCCTCGTCGACGAACAGCGGGCCTATCTCGACGACTTCTGGGCCCGCGCGGACGTCGAGGTGGACGGCGACGAGGAGATCCAGCAGGCGGTACGGTTCGCGCTGTTCCACGTCCTGCAGGCAGGTGCCCGCGCCGAACAGCGCGCGATACCCGCGAAGGGGCTCACCGGATCCGGATACGACGGCCACGCGTTCTGGGACACCGAGACCTTCGTACTGCCGCTGCTCACCTACACCGCACCCGGTGCCGTGGCCGAGGCACTGCGCTGGCGCCAGAACACACTGCCCGCCGCCCGCGAGAGGGCGGCCCAACTCGGCCTGGGCGGCGCGGCGTTCCCCTGGCGGACCATAGCGGGCGAGGAAGGCTCGGCGTACTGGCCTGCCGGGACCGCCGCGTTCCACGTCAACGCCGACATCGCCGACGCCGTCGTGCACTACACGGCCGTCACCGGCGACAAGCCGTTCGAACGCGACACCGGGGTCGAACTGCTCGTGGAGACGGCGCGCCTGTGGCGGTCGCTGGGCCACCACGACCACCAGGGAGGGTTCCACATCGACGGGGTGACGGGCCCCGACGAGTACAGCGCCGTCGCGGACGACAACACGTACACCAACCTGATGGCCCGTACGAACCTGCTGGCGGCCGCGGACGTCGTCGAGCGCCACCCGCGGCAGGCCGAGGCCCTCGGGGTCGACGACGAGGAGAGCGCCGCCTGGCGCGACGCCGCCGGCGCCATGCACATCCCCTACAACCACGAACTAGGCGTCCATGAACAGCACGCCGGGTTCACCAGCTACCAGCGTTGGGACTTCGCCACCACCCGCCCCGACCAGTACCCGCTGATGCTGCACTTCCCGTACTTCGACATCTACCGCAAGCAGGTCGTCAAGCAGGCCGACCTGGTGCTGGCCATGTACAAGTGCAGCCCCTACTTCGACGACGAGCACAAGGCCCGCAACTTCGCCTACTACGAGCCCCTCACCGTCCGCGACTCCTCCCTGTCCGCCTGCTGCCAGGCCGTGATCGCGGCCGAGGCGGGCCATCCGGGTCTCGCCTACGACTACTTGGTGGAGGCCGCGCTGATGGATCTGCGCGACCTGGAGAACAACACCCGGGACGGCCTGCACATCGCCTCCCTGGCCGGAACCTGGATGGCCCTGGTCGCGGGCTTCGGCGGTCTGCGTCACCACGGCGACACCCTGGAGTTCAAGCCCCGGCTGCCGGAGCGCTTCCACCGCCTCGCCTTCAACCTGGAACTCCTCGGCCGCCGGCTGCGTGTGGAGATCGGACCGGCCACCGCCACCTACACGCTCGTGAGCGGCGAACCCCTGGAGATCCGCCACTACCACGAACCGGTCACCGTCGAAGCCGACAAGCCCCAGGGCCTGCGGATCCCGGCCCCCAGGCTGCGCCCCGCCCCCGAACAGCCACCGCACCGGCGGCCGAACAGTCACGGGTGA
- a CDS encoding DUF6191 domain-containing protein, which translates to MGFAVFMTLPGLVILLTLLAFVDQLLLRVGRSGMLPWRNGARQGQISATGFEQLHASFSPGKQNELKERQSALVMRDDEEDGAPPNRTTVDLDGGTAVVRILRAGR; encoded by the coding sequence ATGGGATTCGCCGTCTTCATGACCCTGCCCGGACTCGTCATCCTGCTGACGCTGCTGGCCTTCGTGGACCAACTGCTGCTGCGGGTGGGCCGGTCGGGCATGCTGCCCTGGCGGAACGGAGCGCGCCAGGGGCAGATATCCGCAACCGGGTTCGAGCAGCTCCACGCGAGTTTCTCGCCGGGCAAGCAGAACGAGCTCAAGGAGCGTCAGTCGGCGCTGGTGATGCGGGACGACGAGGAGGACGGGGCTCCGCCGAACCGGACGACCGTCGATCTGGACGGCGGGACGGCTGTCGTACGGATACTGCGGGCCGGCCGGTAG